In the Streptomyces sp. SJL17-4 genome, GGCGAGCGAGAGGTTCGAGGCGCCCGTGCCGCTCAGTGTCCTGCGGACGTAGATCCAGCCGACCGCGTAGCTGAAGGAGGCCAGCAGGGCCAGTGCCGTTCCCGTCACGTCGACGCCCGAGAAGCCCTGCCACGCGCCGAGGACCGTGAGCACCCCCATGAAGCCGATGCCCAGGCCTGCCGCGCGGACCCGGGTCGGGCGGTCCTCGGAGAGCGCCACGAGGGAGAGCAGCATGCCCCACAGCGGGGTCGTCGCGTTGCAGATGCCCGCGAGCGTCGACGGGATGGTCAGCTCGGCGTACGCGAAGAGGGAGAACGGCAGCGCGTTGAGGAGGAAGGCCGCGACGGTCAGATGACCCCAGACGCGGGCGCCGCGCGGCAGTCGGTCGCGCTTCACGATCAGGGCGACGGCCAGCACGGCCGTACCGAAGAGAAGTCGCCCGAAGGTCACCTGGAACGGTGCGAAGCCCTCCGTGCCGACCTTGATGAAGACGAAGCTGAAACCCCAGATCAGGGCCAGTACGCCGAAGCGGACGCGCCAGTCGAGCAGACGGGAGGCGGGGGACGCGGAGAGGGACGTCGTGGGTGGGGCTGCGGGGCTCATGCACTCAGGGTGACCGCCGCGATCTCTTAGAACAAGCGAGAATTTCTCGACCCCTTCCCTTAGTATCGCTTACATGTTGAATCTGGAGCGCCTGCGCACCCTCGACGCCGTCGCCCGGCACGGTTCGGTCAGCGGCGCGGCCGACGGACTGCACGTCACCACCTCCGCCGTCTCCCAGCAGCTGTCCAAGCTGGAGCGCGAGGTGGGCCAGCAGCTGCTCGCCAAGAACGGCCGGGGCGTACGGCTCACCGACGCCGGGCTGCTGCTCGCCGAGCACGCCGCGCAGATCCTCTCCCAGGTCCAGATGGCCCAGGCCGACATCGAGGCCCAGCGCGGTCAGGTGGTGGGCGAGGTGCGGGTCGCCGCCTTCCCGACGGCCGCCCGGGGCCTCTTCCCGGCCGCGCTGGCCGCCCTGCGCGAGGGGCACCCGGACCTCCGGGTCCGTACGACGGAACTGGAGCCCGAGAACGGCGTGCGCGCGGTGCTGCGCGGCGACGCGGACCTCGCGCTCGTCCTGGACTGGAGCAACAAGCGGGCGCCCGTCCCCGGCGGCCTGGAGCGTGCCCATCTCCTCGACGACACCGCCGACGTGGCCCTGCCCGCCGGCCACCGGCTCGCCGGGCGGGATGCCGTGGACCTGGTGGACTTCGCCGACGAGGAGTGGGTCTCCTGGCCCGAGGGCGAGTTCTGTCACGACTGGCTGATGTTCACGCTGCGCTCGCAGGGCATCGAGCCGAGGATCGGTCACCTGGCGGGGGAGCATCACACGCAGCTGGCGCTCGTCGCGGCGGGACTCGGCGTGTGCGTCACGCCCAGGCTCGGGCGGCCGGTGCCGGACGGGGTCGTCTTCGTGCCCGTACGGCAGCAGGTGCGGCGCCACATCTACGCCACCTGGCGCGCCGACGCGGGCCGCCGGCCCTCCGTACGGGCGGTCGTCGGCGCGCTGCGGGCGGCGGCAGAGCCGTTGGGGAGCTGACCCGGGGCTCGTCCCGTTCCCCACGCCCGACCCCGTCTCCCGTCAGAGGCCCGCGAGTTTGCGGAAGTCCCAGGACGCGATCGCGTCCGGCGTCAGTCGCATCCAGGCGTGCCTGCCGTCGTGCGGCATCGCGTCGAGGCCGAAGTTCTTGGCGGCGAAGAGCTGCTCCGGCACCTCGAGTTCGGGGCACGGCTCGCCCGTACGCGGTGCCTCACCGATGAAGGTGACCGTGCCCGACAGCTCCACGCCGCGCAGTTCGCCGTAGTCCTCGCCGTCGTCCACCACGACGGCGATCCTCGGGTCGGCGCGCAGTTCCGCCCAACGGCGGCTGCGCGTCAGCGAGTACAGCCAGAGCGAGGAGCCGTCCCAGGTGAACCAGAGTGCGCTCACATGCGGGCGGCCGTCGGCGGAGACGGTCGCGACCCGGCAGGTGCGCTGTTCGGCGAGGAAGGAGTCGAGCTCCGCCGGGGTCATCATGATCCGGCGTCCACGGCGCTGTGCGACGGTCATCGTCCGCACCCTTCTGGATTTCTGATGAGACGTCAGAAAGCATGGGGGGCCATTCGAGCGTGTGCAAGGGGAGGGACCATGGAGCAGAGGGCGAGAGAGCGGCTCGGGGAGCGGATCCGGCCGGACGGTGGGGTCGTGCTGCTCACCGTCGAGTGTCAGCAGGGGGTCGTCGGGCCGGAGAGCGCACTGCCCGAGCTGGCGGCCGTCGCCCGTGCGTCGGGGGCCCTGCGGAACGTCGCCCGGCTGGTGGCCGCCGCGCACGAGGCGGACGTCCAGGTCATCCACGCCGTCGCCGAACGGCGTCCCGACGGGCGGGGTGCCAACAGCAACGCCCGGCTCTTCCGGGCCGCCGCCCGGCTTCCCGTACAGCAGCACAGCGGGAGCACGGCGGTACGGATCGCCGAACCGATCCAGGTCGCCGAGGAGGACCTCGTCGTACGGCGGCTGCACGGGCTTTCGCCGCTCGCCGGCACCGATGTCGACCCGCTGCTCCGCAACCTCGGCTGCCGGACCCTGATCGTCAGCGGTGTCTCCGCCAACGTGGCCGTGCCCAACGCCGTCTTCGACGCCGTCAACCTCGGCTACACGGTGGTCGTGCCCGGGGACGCCATCGCGGGGGTGCCGGCCGACTACACCCCCGCGATGATCCGTCACACCCTCGCTCTCGTCGCAACGATCACCACCACCGACGAGATACTCGCCTGCTGGAAGCTCCCCCGGCGGTCCCGGTCCAGGAACTCCGGGGAGGCCGTCAGCCGAAGCTGATCGCGTCGCCGACCACCTGGATCGGTGTCGGCGGCAGGGGGGAGCCGGCCGGGCCGGACTTCACGCTGCCGTCCGACACGTCGAAGTGGCTCTGGTGGCAGGGGCAGACGATGACCCCGTCCTTGACGCTGCTCACGGCGCAACCCGCGTGGGTGCACTTCGAGGAGAAGGCCTTGAACTCGCCGGCCTTCGGCTGGGTGATCACCACGCCCTTGTCGGCGAGGATCTTCCCGCCGCCCACCGGGATGTCCGCGGTCAGCGCGAGGGTCTCGGCCTCCGGTGCCGTGTCGGTGTCGCCCGTTCCGCCGCTCGCGGCCCCGCCGGTGTCGGCGGCGCCCCCCGTCGTGCCGCTGTTCTTGTCGCTGGTGTCACCGCCCCCGCAAGCGGCGAGTACCGCTACGAGCCCCGTGCCGCCCGCTGCCGCGACCACGGTCCGGCGTGCCACTCCGCTCATGTGCTGCCCCTCTTCCCTTGTGCGTTCGGTGACTTGTGCTCCTGCCTGAAGGTACGGCTGTGAGCTGTGTCCCGTTCACAGGATCGAGCGTTCGCCTCCTTTCGGTTCTGACGCGAGCATCCGATCCGGGATCCCGCCCCTTCAACGATCGAACGGTCCACCCTCCGCCCGGGGGCCGTGTCTGACGGGTCGTGCGACCTGGCAGACTGCGGGCCTCACGGTCGTCTCCCCCGTGTCGTGAGCGGACCGCTCCATCGGGGAAGCGGCAAGAGACTCCTGGAGGCCCCATGGCGCAGCAGCCCGGACAGCGGGCGGTCCGCACGAGCGGACGGCCCCGCCGGCCACCGCACCTGCCCGGGAGCGGGGCGAGCGCCCGATGACGCTGTGCCCCACCCGGCGTGCCGACCCCGGCGCGTTCGTCGTCCGGAGCGCGCCCGCCGTGCCGACCGCGGCCGTGCTGCTGCTCCACGGAGGACGCGCCGACGGTCCCGAGCCGCCGCCCGCCCTCAACCTGCCCGCGCTGCGCATGCGGCCCTTCGCCGCGGCCGTGAACCGCGCCGTCCGGGGCCGGGACGTGCTGATCGCGGAGGTGCGCTACCGCCACCGCGGCTGGAACGGCGCGAGCGCGGACGCCGCCAGGGACGCCGAGAGCGCGCTCGTACGCCTCCGGGAACAGGCCGGTCCCGTCCCCGTCGTCCTCCTCGGCCACTCGATGGGTGGCCGCGCGGCGCTCGCCGCCGCGGGCGACGCCGCCGTCCGCGGTGTCGTCGCCCTCGCGCCCTGGTGCCCCGCCGACGAGCCCGTCGACCACCTGGGCGGCCGGCGCCTCTACCTGCTCCACGACGAGAGCGACCGCGTCACCTCGGCCCGCGCGTCCTGGGACTTCGTCCGCCGGGCCCGGGCGGCGGGCGCGGACGCGGCGGGCATCCCGATGCCGGTGGGCGGCCACGCGATGCTGCGCGGCGCCCACCTGTGGCACCGCCGAGCGGCCGAACTCACGGCGGCGCTGCTGTCGCACGGGTGAGGGGACGCGTGCGCCGGGAGGCGGCTGGGTCCTAGGTGGTGATCAGGTCCGCGCATGCCGCCCGGGTCGCCCCGTGGACCGCTCGGGCCAGGCGGGCGCCCCACAGGGAGCGCGGGCCGGCGAAGGGTTCGGCTTCGGTGCCGGTGGGCACCGGGGCCGCCACGCAGACCGCGTCCGTGGGGGTGCCCGAGGCGTCCGCGCCCAGTTCCACCAGCGCCTGCACCTTCGCCTCGGTGGCGGTCACGACCGCGTTCACGAGGGCCGCGTCCGTGAGGGGGAGCGGCAGCGACACGATGATGTTGATCGTGCCGGGGCGGGGGATCGTGACGCCACCGACGCCCGGTTCGGCCGCCCAGCCCCGTACGCCTATCCCCGCGGTGACCACGGCCCGCACCCCGCCGTCCTCGGCGTGACACCGGTCCGCCACCGAGGCCGCCGTCATCAGGCCCACGCCCGCGCCGGTGAGCCCCGCCCCGGCGGCCAGGTCGCGGAGGTGGGCGACGGGATCGAGCCGGTCGTAGCCGGGCGGGACCTGGGCGTTGATCACCCACTCCCGCTCACCGATGCCGCCGCCGAGCACCGCGCTCGACACCATGCGGACGCCCGGCCCCGGGGCCCACACCAGTAGCGGCCACGCACGACCCTGCTCCGTGTGGGCGAGCAGGGCCGCGTCGGCGAGAGACGCGCTGGTCAGGAGGGTTCGCGTAGGCACCCCCGCACCCTAGGGGGTGCTTGTGGATCAGGCGAGGCCGTCCCAGCCCCAGCGCGGCGTGGGGCCGGGTTCGCCGAGGTCCGTGCCGGGCGCGGAGGCCGAGACGTCCTTGGCGATCCGTGTGCCCCAGTCGAAGTACTCCACCACCCGGCGGCGCAGCAGGGCGTCGTCCGGCAGTTCCTTCTCCACGGCCGCCGTCATCAACTCCATCCAGCGCAGCCGCTGTTCCTCCGTGATGCCGAGCCCGAGATGGGCGCGGAGCAGAGCCTGGTGCCCGCCGAGCTCCGCCGTGAACTCGGCGGGACCCGAGAACACCTCCGCCAGCCATACGGCGACGTGCTCCACATGGGCGGCGGTGAAGTCGGCGAAGACGGGCGCGAGGAGGGGGTCGGCCAGGACCCCCTCGTAGAACGTCTCGGAGAGCCGGCGCAGCGCGTCGGCGCCGCCCACGGCCTCGTACAGGGTGTTCGTGTGCTCGGCGGTCATGGAGGGCCTCCGGATTCGGGATGTGTCCTGCCAGCTTTCACACAACACGGCCCCGCTCCAAGGATGTTCGCTCTCGGCGGGGCGGGTCGCCGCACGGCTTCCGACCGCCGCGCGGCCGCTCGCGCGCGCCCCGGTCCACACCGGGCGGGCCCTGGGCGACCCCCGGCCGACCCGGAGCGCCTAGCTTGGGCGAATGCTTACAGAAGTTGCGGCACCGGCTGGGGTGAGAAGCATCGGTAGTGGGCAAGTTCGCCGGTAGTGCGGTTGCGGCGGATCAGGAGCTGCCGGCGGCCCGGCGTCCGCTCGGTGAGATCGATGACGGCCCAGTCGTAGAACCGCTGTCCCTTCGCGCCGCGTCCGGCCGAGAGCTTCTGCCAGGCCCGCTTCGGCACCTTCTTCACCAGGGAATCGGCGCGGAACGTGCCCGCACCGGTGGCCACTTCGGCCGAGCAAGCCACCGCGAGGACATGGCCGATGCCGCCTCCCTCCAAAGCCGTGCGCAGTTTCGGGTTGCCGCCGTAGACCTCGTCCCCGGTGACCCAGCCCACGTGATGTCCGGCGTCCAGGAACCGTTCGATCATCGTGCGGGCCAGTTCAGGCTCGGTCGCAAAGACGGTGCCCTCGCTGAGCCCCGCTGCTCGGCAGCGGTCCGGGTCGTG is a window encoding:
- a CDS encoding LysR family transcriptional regulator; translation: MLNLERLRTLDAVARHGSVSGAADGLHVTTSAVSQQLSKLEREVGQQLLAKNGRGVRLTDAGLLLAEHAAQILSQVQMAQADIEAQRGQVVGEVRVAAFPTAARGLFPAALAALREGHPDLRVRTTELEPENGVRAVLRGDADLALVLDWSNKRAPVPGGLERAHLLDDTADVALPAGHRLAGRDAVDLVDFADEEWVSWPEGEFCHDWLMFTLRSQGIEPRIGHLAGEHHTQLALVAAGLGVCVTPRLGRPVPDGVVFVPVRQQVRRHIYATWRADAGRRPSVRAVVGALRAAAEPLGS
- a CDS encoding Rieske (2Fe-2S) protein, giving the protein MSGVARRTVVAAAGGTGLVAVLAACGGGDTSDKNSGTTGGAADTGGAASGGTGDTDTAPEAETLALTADIPVGGGKILADKGVVITQPKAGEFKAFSSKCTHAGCAVSSVKDGVIVCPCHQSHFDVSDGSVKSGPAGSPLPPTPIQVVGDAISFG
- a CDS encoding group II truncated hemoglobin is translated as MTAEHTNTLYEAVGGADALRRLSETFYEGVLADPLLAPVFADFTAAHVEHVAVWLAEVFSGPAEFTAELGGHQALLRAHLGLGITEEQRLRWMELMTAAVEKELPDDALLRRRVVEYFDWGTRIAKDVSASAPGTDLGEPGPTPRWGWDGLA
- a CDS encoding DMT family transporter, whose translation is MSPAAPPTTSLSASPASRLLDWRVRFGVLALIWGFSFVFIKVGTEGFAPFQVTFGRLLFGTAVLAVALIVKRDRLPRGARVWGHLTVAAFLLNALPFSLFAYAELTIPSTLAGICNATTPLWGMLLSLVALSEDRPTRVRAAGLGIGFMGVLTVLGAWQGFSGVDVTGTALALLASFSYAVGWIYVRRTLSGTGASNLSLAGSQVGLATLQLAVVTPLFTSLPKSVEVLPLLAVIALGALGTGYAMLLQYGVVAEVGPTTAAMVTYFIPVIATAAGVALLNEQLTWNTPVGAIIVLAGAALTQTRTSPRPKVGTPDGTPTHPVVGNRSSPEDFVQGGPPGTERVGTTDGAPCRA
- a CDS encoding cysteine hydrolase; amino-acid sequence: MEQRARERLGERIRPDGGVVLLTVECQQGVVGPESALPELAAVARASGALRNVARLVAAAHEADVQVIHAVAERRPDGRGANSNARLFRAAARLPVQQHSGSTAVRIAEPIQVAEEDLVVRRLHGLSPLAGTDVDPLLRNLGCRTLIVSGVSANVAVPNAVFDAVNLGYTVVVPGDAIAGVPADYTPAMIRHTLALVATITTTDEILACWKLPRRSRSRNSGEAVSRS
- a CDS encoding alpha/beta fold hydrolase → MTLCPTRRADPGAFVVRSAPAVPTAAVLLLHGGRADGPEPPPALNLPALRMRPFAAAVNRAVRGRDVLIAEVRYRHRGWNGASADAARDAESALVRLREQAGPVPVVLLGHSMGGRAALAAAGDAAVRGVVALAPWCPADEPVDHLGGRRLYLLHDESDRVTSARASWDFVRRARAAGADAAGIPMPVGGHAMLRGAHLWHRRAAELTAALLSHG
- a CDS encoding pyridoxamine 5'-phosphate oxidase family protein; this encodes MTVAQRRGRRIMMTPAELDSFLAEQRTCRVATVSADGRPHVSALWFTWDGSSLWLYSLTRSRRWAELRADPRIAVVVDDGEDYGELRGVELSGTVTFIGEAPRTGEPCPELEVPEQLFAAKNFGLDAMPHDGRHAWMRLTPDAIASWDFRKLAGL
- a CDS encoding adenosylcobinamide amidohydrolase — protein: MPTRTLLTSASLADAALLAHTEQGRAWPLLVWAPGPGVRMVSSAVLGGGIGEREWVINAQVPPGYDRLDPVAHLRDLAAGAGLTGAGVGLMTAASVADRCHAEDGGVRAVVTAGIGVRGWAAEPGVGGVTIPRPGTINIIVSLPLPLTDAALVNAVVTATEAKVQALVELGADASGTPTDAVCVAAPVPTGTEAEPFAGPRSLWGARLARAVHGATRAACADLITT